A genomic stretch from Algoriphagus halophilus includes:
- a CDS encoding DUF1569 domain-containing protein, producing MDLSLIEQKLTSLNEESQAVFGMMTAQHMVEHLTITLKLASGRIAYPPFTPSEQQLEWKQALLFTPMEFPKGIKAPGIKTHELMPLKYPSLQEAKIQLLKAIREYNTFFEENPDGLTNHPRFGMLNHQEWELFHPKHFKHHLGQFNCW from the coding sequence ATGGACCTATCCCTGATAGAACAAAAGCTGACCTCATTGAATGAGGAAAGTCAAGCAGTATTTGGAATGATGACTGCCCAGCATATGGTAGAGCACCTCACGATCACTCTTAAATTGGCATCTGGAAGAATTGCCTATCCTCCTTTCACGCCCAGTGAACAACAATTGGAATGGAAGCAGGCTTTATTGTTTACTCCCATGGAATTTCCAAAGGGGATTAAGGCACCTGGAATTAAAACACATGAATTAATGCCTTTAAAGTACCCCTCCTTACAGGAAGCAAAAATCCAGTTGTTAAAAGCGATCAGGGAATACAATACATTTTTTGAAGAAAACCCTGATGGATTGACGAATCATCCCCGTTTTGGAATGTTGAATCACCAGGAATGGGAATTATTTCATCCGAAGCATTTTAAGCACCACTTAGGCCAATTTAATTGTTGGTAA
- a CDS encoding ribonucleoside-diphosphate reductase subunit alpha — protein MLVIKRDGRRESVRFDKITTRIENLCYELDPKFIQPIEVAKKVIDGLYDGVTTTELDNLAAEVCASLTVKHPDYAILAARIAISNLHKTTSQSFSNTMKRLYTYINPKTGENASLIDPEVYGIIKKNAAKLDAAIDYKRDFGYDYFGYKTLERSYLIRLDGKVVERPQHMLMRVAVGIHKGDMDSVLETYNLLSEKWFTHATPTLFNAGTPKPQLSSCFLLTMKDDSIDGIYDTLKQCAKISQSAGGIGLSIHHVRAKGSYIKGTNGVSNGIVPMLRNFDMTARYVDQGGGKRKGSFAIYLEPWHADVKDFLELKRNHGKEEMRARDLFYALWIPDLFMKRVEQNESWSLFCPNEAPGLSECHGEEFERLYEKYEKEGRARETIKAQELWFEILESQIETGTPYMLYKDAANGKSNQKNLGTIKSSNLCTEIIEYTAPDEVAVCNLASLALPKFVRTGPDGKRFFDHQKLYEITKVATRNLNKVIDVNYYPVEEARRSNFRHRPIGLGVQGLADAFIMLRMPFESAEAKGLNEDIFETIYYAAVETSMELATVEGTYETYEGSPASKGILQFDMWGVTPKSGRWNWDSLKEKVKKNGMRNSLLVAPMPTASTSQILGNNECFEPYTTNIYTRRTLSGEFIVVNKHLMKDLIQLGLWNDTMRNRLISTNGSVQSLPGVPQNIKDLYKTVWEISQKVVIDMAADRGAYICQSQSMNVFLQDPNFGKLTSMHFYAWKKGLKTGMYYLRSQAAASAIKFTLDKTNLEPKAEKAQQVEIDSKTQKQDAISCSLDDPEGCEMCGS, from the coding sequence ATGTTAGTAATTAAAAGAGACGGAAGAAGAGAGTCCGTTAGATTTGACAAAATCACGACTCGGATCGAAAATCTATGTTATGAATTAGACCCAAAATTCATACAGCCAATTGAGGTAGCAAAAAAAGTAATTGATGGATTGTACGATGGCGTAACCACTACTGAGCTAGATAATCTTGCAGCAGAAGTTTGTGCATCTCTTACCGTTAAGCACCCTGATTATGCAATTCTAGCCGCTAGAATTGCTATTTCAAACCTACATAAAACCACTAGTCAGTCTTTCTCTAATACCATGAAGAGATTGTACACTTATATCAATCCTAAGACTGGTGAAAACGCATCTTTAATTGATCCGGAAGTTTACGGTATAATTAAAAAGAATGCAGCAAAACTAGATGCTGCCATTGACTACAAAAGGGATTTCGGGTATGATTATTTCGGATATAAAACTTTGGAGAGAAGTTATCTGATCCGTCTCGATGGCAAAGTGGTAGAAAGACCTCAACATATGTTGATGAGAGTGGCTGTAGGTATTCATAAAGGGGATATGGATTCTGTATTGGAAACCTATAACCTACTTTCTGAAAAGTGGTTTACGCACGCGACTCCTACTCTTTTCAATGCGGGTACTCCAAAGCCTCAACTCTCTTCTTGTTTCTTATTGACAATGAAAGATGATAGCATTGATGGTATTTATGATACCTTAAAGCAATGTGCTAAAATCTCCCAATCAGCAGGTGGAATCGGTCTATCTATTCACCATGTAAGAGCAAAAGGCTCCTATATCAAAGGAACCAATGGAGTTTCCAATGGAATTGTCCCAATGCTCAGAAACTTTGACATGACTGCTCGATACGTAGATCAAGGTGGTGGTAAGAGAAAGGGTAGCTTTGCTATTTACTTGGAGCCTTGGCATGCAGATGTGAAGGATTTCTTAGAATTGAAAAGGAACCATGGTAAAGAGGAAATGAGAGCGAGAGATTTATTCTATGCGCTTTGGATTCCAGATTTATTCATGAAGCGAGTAGAGCAAAATGAAAGCTGGTCTCTTTTCTGTCCAAATGAAGCGCCAGGATTATCTGAATGCCATGGTGAGGAGTTCGAAAGACTTTACGAAAAGTATGAAAAAGAAGGTAGGGCTCGAGAGACCATCAAGGCACAGGAACTTTGGTTCGAAATCCTAGAATCACAAATTGAGACTGGAACCCCATACATGCTCTATAAAGATGCTGCCAATGGAAAGTCAAACCAGAAGAATCTAGGAACTATTAAGTCTTCCAATCTTTGTACTGAAATCATTGAATATACTGCTCCAGATGAAGTAGCAGTTTGCAATTTGGCTTCTTTGGCCCTTCCAAAATTTGTAAGAACAGGACCTGATGGTAAACGATTCTTCGACCATCAGAAATTGTATGAAATTACAAAGGTCGCTACCAGAAACCTAAACAAGGTAATTGATGTAAACTACTACCCTGTTGAAGAAGCAAGACGATCTAATTTCAGACATAGACCAATTGGTTTAGGTGTACAGGGTTTAGCTGATGCATTCATCATGTTGAGAATGCCTTTTGAATCAGCGGAAGCTAAAGGTCTAAACGAAGACATCTTCGAAACGATCTATTATGCAGCAGTAGAAACTTCTATGGAACTAGCTACCGTAGAAGGCACCTATGAAACATATGAAGGATCACCAGCTTCTAAAGGAATTCTACAGTTTGATATGTGGGGGGTAACTCCAAAATCAGGACGTTGGAATTGGGATTCGTTGAAAGAGAAAGTGAAGAAAAACGGAATGAGAAATTCCTTATTGGTAGCTCCAATGCCAACAGCTTCTACCTCTCAAATATTAGGTAATAACGAATGCTTTGAGCCTTACACTACCAATATTTACACGAGAAGAACCCTTTCCGGAGAATTCATTGTAGTGAACAAGCATTTGATGAAAGATTTGATTCAATTGGGTCTATGGAATGATACCATGAGAAACAGATTGATTTCTACCAATGGTTCTGTTCAATCTCTTCCTGGAGTACCTCAGAATATTAAAGATCTTTATAAAACCGTTTGGGAGATTTCTCAGAAAGTGGTGATTGATATGGCAGCTGATAGAGGAGCATATATCTGTCAATCTCAAAGTATGAATGTTTTCCTTCAGGATCCGAATTTTGGAAAGCTTACATCCATGCATTTCTATGCTTGGAAGAAAGGTCTAAAAACCGGTATGTACTATTTGAGATCTCAAGCTGCAGCAAGTGCTATTAAGTTCACATTGGATAAAACCAATTTAGAACCAAAAGCAGAAAAAGCACAGCAGGTAGAAATTGATTCAAAAACACAAAAGCAAGACGCTATTTCCTGTTCATTAGATGATCCGGAAGGATGCGAAATGTGTGGAAGTTAA
- a CDS encoding ribonucleoside-diphosphate reductase small subunit produces the protein MQQEPILSENKNRFVLFPIQHADIWQFYKKAEASFWTAEEIDLGQDMVDWKSLNDGERHFISHVLAFFAASDGIVNENLAEHFVAEVQYTEAKFFYGFQIAMENIHSETYSLLIDTYIKDAAERDKLLNAIEHIDCVKKKADWALRWIDNGSFQERLIAFAAVEGIFFSGSFCSIFWLKKRGLMPGLTFSNELISRDEGLHCDFACHLYTEHVVNQLPKETVKEIIIDAVTIEKEFVTDALPVRLIGMNADLMCQYIEFVADRLLMELGCEKVWNSTNPFDFMDMISLQGKTNFFEKRVGDYQKAGVMKSTEAPDSSPRFSIGEDF, from the coding sequence ATGCAGCAAGAACCAATTTTATCAGAGAACAAAAACCGATTCGTGTTATTTCCAATTCAGCATGCCGACATCTGGCAGTTTTATAAAAAAGCTGAAGCAAGTTTTTGGACAGCAGAAGAAATTGACTTAGGCCAAGATATGGTAGACTGGAAAAGTCTGAATGATGGTGAAAGACATTTCATCTCCCATGTACTTGCATTCTTTGCCGCGAGTGATGGTATTGTCAATGAGAATTTGGCCGAGCACTTTGTAGCTGAAGTACAATATACAGAAGCTAAGTTTTTCTATGGATTTCAAATCGCCATGGAAAACATCCACTCTGAAACTTATAGCCTTCTTATAGATACCTATATTAAAGATGCAGCTGAAAGAGATAAACTTTTGAATGCAATCGAACATATAGATTGTGTGAAGAAAAAAGCAGACTGGGCTCTTCGATGGATTGATAATGGATCTTTCCAGGAAAGACTAATTGCATTTGCCGCTGTGGAAGGAATTTTCTTCTCAGGTTCTTTCTGCTCAATATTCTGGTTGAAAAAAAGGGGCTTGATGCCAGGCCTTACTTTTTCCAATGAATTAATCTCAAGAGATGAAGGACTACACTGCGATTTTGCTTGTCACCTCTACACGGAGCATGTGGTAAATCAATTGCCAAAAGAGACTGTAAAAGAAATCATCATCGATGCGGTGACCATCGAAAAAGAATTTGTAACCGATGCGCTCCCTGTACGACTAATCGGTATGAATGCGGACTTAATGTGTCAATATATAGAGTTTGTTGCTGATAGATTATTAATGGAACTAGGCTGTGAAAAAGTTTGGAACAGTACTAATCCGTTTGACTTTATGGACATGATTTCCCTTCAAGGTAAAACCAATTTCTTTGAGAAGAGGGTTGGAGATTACCAAAAAGCCGGGGTGATGAAATCCACTGAAGCACCAGATTCATCCCCAAGATTCTCCATTGGTGAGGACTTTTAA